The DNA sequence TTGATGCCCGAAAAATACAAATTATACAGGGCAATCAAACAGCTTGCGTTATCAACACTTCATAATATTACCTTATTATCTTTTTTATTAAAATTCTAAAAATGGTATTTATGATGGTGTGTTGGTAAGCCTGAAAAAAAAGTGTTCTATAATTTGCTTTGAACATATAGAAAGGTTTATGAACAGATTATAATTTGATAATCATCTTGTCAATCAGTTTTTTGTGTTTTTAATCCACGGTTGTCAACAACCATTTTCAACATGTTCTTATTGAAAATAAAATGTTTCTAAATTGTTAATTGCCTTCAAAAGATGTTTGATAAAAAACTTCTATCTTTTAACTTCTTTGGTTGCTTTTTTGATGGGAAATAAGTAATGAACATTCTTACTTTAAGACTGAAATTAAGTTATTCATTTTTTTGAGTAAAAATGAACAATCCATCATAAATTCTAATACATTCTTTTTTAAATGATTACTGAATACTATCAGAATTTTTCAACAGCTCGATTAAAAAGAATCTTAACTTTGTAATGAGGATATAAAAAACACAAAGCCATGAAAATCGCCATAGGAAACGACCATGCGGGCACAGAATACAAACTGGCCATAGTGGGAATGTTGAAATCAAAAGGTATAGGGGTCATCAATTATGGGACCGATGATACGGAAAGTGTTGACTATCCTGATTTTGTGCATCCGGTCGCAAAAGATGTATCAGAAGGAAACGTTGATTTTGGTATAGTGGTCTGTGGTAGTGGTAATGGGGCAAGCATGACCATTAACAAACATCAAAGAGTACGCGGTGCACTTTGTTGGAACAAAGAGATCACCGCGCTTGCGCGCGAACATAATGATGCCAATATATTGAGCCTTCCGGCAAGGTTCATAGCGCTTCCCCAAGCACTTGAGATGGTCGAGACTTTTATGAATACCTCTTTTGAAGGGGGTAGGCATGAAAGAAGAATAGAGAAGATACCCTGTGTTTAAAAATCAAGGAATGAAATGGGGCATCACCACAACCATCATCATCATGCCCATGGTGATACCAAAGAAAGGCATTTAGGAATTTCCATTTTACTGAACCTGTTGATTACCGTTTCACAAGTTGTGGGCGGAATCATATCGGGTAGTTTGGCACTCTTGTCCGATGCTCTTCATAACTTTAGTGACGTACTTTCCTTGGTTATCAGTTATGTTGCGAATAGACTTACCAAAAAAAGGGCATCGGCAAATAAGACCTTTGGCTATAAAAGGGCAGAAATTATAGCGGCTTTTGTCAATGCGGCTACATTGGTGGTGGTAGCGGTCATACTGATCATAGAGGCAATTGAAAGATTGTTCGAGCCCCAGAGCATCGGTTCTGATTTGGTCATTTGGTTAGCGGCATTGGGCATTGCCGCGAATGGATTCAGTGTTCTTTTGTTAAAAGGTGATGCTGAGAATAATATCAATATGAAATCTGCCTATTTTCATTTATTGACGGATATGATGGCTTCAATAGCCGTTTTGATAGGTGGATTGTTGATGAAATTCTTTGAGATTTATTGGGTAGATGCCCTATTGACCATGGCCATAGCCATTTATTTGATTTACGTGGGGTATGATCTATTGAAAGAGTCGACAAAGGTATTGATGCTGTTCACCCCAAAATCAATCGTGGTTCAAGAAATAGTGGACACCATAAACCGAATCGATCAAGTGAAGAATGTGCACCATGTGCATATTTGGCAACTCAATGACGAAGAAATTCACCTTGAGGCACACATTGATTTCAAGGCTGATATAAAACTCTCTGAATTTGATGTCATTTTAGATCAAATTGAGAAAAAGGTATACCATGACCATGGTATCAACCATGTCAATATACAACCCGAGTACGGCAAGTGCGACAGCAAAAATGTAATAGTGCAAGATTAGGGTATGGAATTTTATGTGAGAACATTCGACGAGCTCACCAAAGATGAGCTGTATCGAATTTTACAATTACGGGCAGAGGTTTTTGTGGTCGAACAAGAATGTGCCTACCAAGATGTGGATGGCAAAGACCAAAAAGCGCTTCATGTACTCTGTCAAGAAAGCGGTAAGCTGCAGGCCTACACCCGAATTTTCAAGCCAGGAGATTATTTTGAGAAAGCATCAATTGGAAGGGTAGTGGTGGACCGCTCAAGCAGAGATAAGGGCTTGGGACAAAAAATAATGAAAAAGTCCATTGATTTTTTGGTTGAAGAACTTTCAGAAAAAGAAATAGAGCTCTCTGCCCAGACCTATTTGTTGCGCTTTTATGAAAACCTAGGGTTTCAATCGGCCGGAGACACTTATCTAGAAGATGGCATACCTCATATCAAGATGGTATATCAGTCTAAATTTTGATGGGATTTTTGTTGGTAAGATTGATATCGGCCAACATGGTGTCGGTGAACTTATAGTGGCCCCTAGTGGTTATGATTCGAAACTGATTTGAGTTCATTCGGCTCAACGTATCCAAAAACAACCACTTGGTCTTCAACAATCTCGGCCTTTCAGATTTAAGGCTGATGTCAAAAAAGTACTTGCTGCCATTCTTTACCGCCACGATGTCTGGGGTTATCTTCGCAGTACTACCTTTTCTAACGTACGATTTTGGCCTATCATAACCCTTAAGATCTGCTTTGATGTCCTTAAAGCCATGGGCCTCTAAGTGTTTGATAGATTTCTGTAAAAATGCCCTATTTTCTTTTTTATCAGACTTGACCATAACCCTTAAGATAACAAAAATCTGGCAAAAAACAAATTTTAGATACTGATTAACAGGTAGTTAACAATGAAATTATGATTAAATCAAGCTGTTTGCGACAATTGTTCGATTTTCTCAAAAAGCACCTTACCAGTTTTTTTAACGATACCGACCACCAAGGCATTTCCCATGAAAAAAGCGCGTTTGGTATCAGAAATGCCCTTGAGTTTGGTGTGATTGTCAGGAAACATATTGAGTCGTTCCAATTCAACGGGTGTCAATCTTCTCAACCCTCTTTGGGTTGGCACCACATGCTTAAAGCGAGAAGGGGCTTTGCCCCCTTCACCCGTAATGATGGTTCGTGAAGGTTTGTTCAGCGCATCAGGAAAAACCATAGACCCCTCGGCATAATGATATTGGTGGCCAGATCTTGACGTTCGCAGTTCACGCTTGGCACCTTTCAGATATTTCCACTGTTTAAGTTCATCTATCGAAATAAAGAAATCATCTGGGGCCTCTCCATTTTGCAAGATATCTTCAAGAACCGTATGTGGACCGTTATAATCTGGAACGGCATCTGTGGTGAATACATGATTACCTATGAAGATTCCACAATTCTTGAACGGAGACTTGTTTCCCCCTTTATTGAAGTGGTTTGATAGGGTAGCGAGATCATCGGTCAGGTCAAAAGTTTCAAAAGCTTTGTTCTCATTTTTCATTGGAAAGGCCATGGCAAACACACCGTCGGTTTCCAACCAGGTTTTTTCAGGTCTTTCCTTAATTGCTTGAAACATTTGGGTCGATTGGTGGTAGGCCAGAAAAAACACCCGTCTTCTTCGCTGGGGCATGCCGTAGTCTGCGGCATTGATGACCCGCCATTCAACGGCATAGCCCAATTCAGACAGACTTTTGAGCATAATGGCAAAATCGCGACCACGTTGGGAAGAAGGCGATTTGAGCAACCTATCGACATTTTCGAGAAAAAGATATCGGGGCTTTTGTCTTTTTTCTTTCAAAATTCTATGGATAGACCACCATAACACCCCTTTTTTGCCCACCAATCCTTTTGAGCTGTTCAGAGTGGTCGCCACAGAGTAGTCTTGACAGGGAAAACCACCGACCAGTACATCATGATCGGGAATTTCGCTTGTGGGAACTTTTTCAATATCGACAGCACTGTGGTTTTCAGGCCCAAAACGGGCTTCGTACACCAAAGAAGCATGTTGGGTCTTTGTGGAAGGCTCCCACTGGTTGCTCCAGACCACTTCGTAATGTCCGGTATTCTCAAGACCGATACGGAAACCGCCGACCCCGGCAAAAAGTTCACAGACCCTCAATTTTTGCATGTTTAAAAATAAAGAGAAAAGCCTTATGGATCAACAATGTTCTATATCGATAATCATCAAATTTTACATAATAAGGTATACCAAAGATCAGTTCGCTTTTTGATAGATAATTTTTCGAATCGTAAGGCTTACCTCTTTTTGGGCACTGTTTGATTGTTGCAAATCTGGATTGGTCTTCTCATAAGCGGCAGCAAAAACAGAGAACTTGGTTCTTGCCAACATCTTTTGCATTTCACTATCAGCACCATAGTACTTTTCGTCCAGGCCTGCGAATTGTTTTCTCCACCAATTATAATCTACCTTTGCCGGATTGGCCAGATCTTCCATTAACCGCTTATGAAGTTTTTTGAGCAGCACCGTTTCTGTTTCAAGAGCTTGCGCCAGCGCCTTTTCAGCTTTTATATACTCTTTTGACCCAAGTAGGTTTTTATATTTGGCCTTGACACTGTCCAAACCGAAAAAAACCGAATAATTTTCGATAATTCTATGGTAATTTTCAGCGGCAAAAAGCAATTCACCAGCCTCTTCTTGTGATAAAACCTCAGCATGATCGTCTCTATATCTGTCCATTAAATCTTCTTTTGCAATATGACTGCTCGGCGATTGATTTTTCTTTAGAAGTATCCAGTTAAAAGCCTTTTCTATTTGTTGGGGAGGTGGCCAGCGATGATTTCCATTGAAAGTTATCAGGGTGCTGGAGAAGTTCAGTCGCTTGAGATATTCACGATTGTTCAACATTTCTTGATAGTTCATGTCTTCATCTCCGCAAATGCCCACATATGAATAATTCTGAACAGAAGGAGAATGATTTGGATTTGAAGAAAACCCGGCGCCGCATGCTAGAACTCCTGAAAATTGGTCGGTAAGTGAGGCAATTGCCGTTACCAATCGGGCGGCACCTGAGAACCCGGCAAGATACATCCCGTTTTCTTTGATATTAAAATTTTTGAAGACATGATCAAATAACCGCTGAGCTATTTGAAAGTTGTTTTCCATCGGTCCGTTTCTTGAATTATTTGAGCATATAACCATAAAACCATGTTCTTCGGCAGCTGTCACAAAGGGAAATATGCCAACCTTGCCCCTTGCTAGGGGATCAAAGACAAAGAGAATGGAAGAAAGATGGGTTTCACTGTAGGTATTGGGCAAATACAGTGCAAAACTCTCATTTGATGTTCCTGAAACCGTAATGGAGTCAATAATTTCACCTTTGGCGAATGGGCTTTGGGCTATACTGCAAAAGCCGACACAAAAAAGAAGGGCCCGCAGTAATCTTTTCATGATAATTCTAGTTCAAAATCGAACGATATTTGCCATGATCGTTCAATATCTCTTTGGCTCCCAAAATAGCTTCGTCGTGTATCAGGTTGTAGTCGTATAGCCCTTCTCGGTAGAAATAACGCTTGATGATTTCATCGGTGAGTTTTTTCTCGATTTCGTTACGGTAGGTATCAAGTGCGTTTCTTTTGCCATTGCTGATGGCCAAGAGTAGGTCTTTGTACTTGGTCTGTACATTTTGGCCCAGAAGGTGGCTTTCACCATTGAGGGCTTCGGCCAATAACTCTTCACTTTCGGTCTGAAAAGAAAAATCTTTGGCAACGGCGAATTTTTTGAACGTCTCATAATCTGTATCGGAAAACGAGAAATCAGCTACCTCTTGAAAACTGTTCTGATAATGAAAATCAGTGGCAAAGTCGAAGATGATATTATTCATGATCAAGGCCTCGATCAAGGCATTCGATTGTAGGTCTGATACTTCAACATCTGGCATTACACCACCACCATCTTGTACCGACCTACCATTACGTGTCTTGAAGGTATTGAACTTTGTGTTTCGAATGGCTTTTCCATCTTGATCACGGTTCCAATAATCAAGTGATTGAATACATCGGCCCGAGGGGGTATAATAGCGTGAAATGGTCACTTTCAACTGGGTGCCATAGGTCAATTTTAAAGGCCGCTGCACCAAACCTTTACCAAAACTTCTTGCACCCATGACCACGGCACGATCTAAATCTTGCAAGCTGCCCGACACGATTTCGCTAGCGGAAGCACTGCTGCCATCGATTAGCACGACAACAGGTATCTCAAGGTCTTCGGGCTTGTTTTTGGTCTTGTATTCTTGGTTGAACTTTTTGACCTTTGATTTGGTGGTGACGATTAGCTCGCCTTTATCGACGAACAGATTGGTGACATTGATGGCTTCTGAAAGTAGGCCACCGGGGTTGCCCCTTAGGTCTAAGATCAAATTTTCGGCACCTTTGCCCTTTAAATCTTGAATGGCTGATTTGGTCTGGGGCGAAGCTTTTCTGTTGAATTTTGAAAGTACGATATACCCAGTTTTTTCATCGGCCATTCCATAATAGGGCACGGCATCGACCTCGACACCTTTACGGTTCAAAGTGGCGGTTTTTGTTTGACCCTGTCTTTTGTAGGTAATGTCAACACTGGTATTGTTCGCCCCTTTTAGCAGCTCACTGGCATTGTCATCAAAATCAGCTACATTGATATCGCCGATCTTGACAATTTCATCACCAGCTTTTAGGCCAGCATTATCGGCGGGGTAACCTTTGTAGGGCTCGATGACGAGTAAACGGTCTTCATATGATCTTACCAAAGCCCCAATGCCTGAATATTCACCGGCATTATTGATTTTATAGGCCTCAACGTCTTGTTCGTTCAAAAATCGGGTATAGGGATCCAACTCTTCGAGCATGTTCTTGATTGCCGAGTCCATCAATTCGGCTGGGTTTGTTTCATCGACATAATTCATGTTCAACTCTTTGAAGAGCGTGGTGAAGATTTCTATCTGCTTGGCAATTTCAAAAAAATCACTTTTAAAGCTGCTTCCGACCACAAAAATGGCCAGCGCCAATATTGGAACGATGATTTTTCTATTGATTCTTTTCATGTGATTCCTTTTTTAAGAAGATGTTCAAGACGGTCTTTATCTCTTCATCTATCTGTTTGAAATTCGGCAAATCCTTTCCAAGATATAAAAAGACGAACGCAAAATTTCCCTCAATGTTGTTAAAAATAAGGTGTTTGTTAAGGCGATAGGCCTCTCTCAGCAGCCGTTTGATTCGGTTGCGCCGCACCGCTTTCCTGAACCTTTTTTTGGGAGCGACAAATGCCGCTTTTACTGGAGAACCATCATTGAACCTTGTTCTTAGATAAATAAGTTTCAGTTGCTTGGTTTGCACATGTTTTCCCTCTTCAAAAACGCTTTCAAATTGCTTTTTGCCGACTAGGCGTTGTTTTTTGGGAAGGGATTGATCCATTTTTAAAAGTAAAAAATCCGTTTGAGAACCAATTTCCCCAAACGGATTCAATGCTGAAGAAAAATTTTATTGGCCAGGCAAATAGGTATTGTCTTCTTTGTTTATATCGGCCATAAGCTGGGAAGGATCTATCGTAATGCCCTCAATTTCTGAAATGGGCCTATCGATCAAAAACTCATATACCGGGTTGGCCCAGGCCCAATCTTGCAAGACGGTCCGGGTTATATTCGGATATGGATTTTCTTTTTCACCCCTCATCATTCTTAGCGGAATGTAGTAGGTCTCTCCGGTACTGTTGTTGTCGGCGTTGACCACCAATATATCCAAGGGCATGGGCATTAATCCAATTCTTTCCAAAACAACACGGGTCTTGTTACCCTCTGCAACCACTTCTTTGATAGCATAATCGATGGTATTGGTGGTTTGTGTCCAATCCATAAGATACCAATCGAGCTCCATACCGGAAACTTTTTCCGCTGTTCTTATAAAGTCGTTCGGTATGGGGTGCTTGAACTTGAAGTCTTCAAAATATTTTCTAAGGGTCTTCATGAGTTTGTCTTGACCGATAACATAGCCCAATTGCGATAAAAATATCGAACCCTTGCTGTATGCGGCGACACCATAGGCAAAATTGACATCGTAGCGATCGGCATGGGTGGTCTGGGGCTGCTCTTTCCCAGAATTGACCAAGGCAAAATAACCTTTGTACGATCCTTCGAACGGATTTTGCTTGCCCTGCTCCATAATCTGGTTCATGCACAGACTACTGATGAACGAGGTGAAGCCCTCATCCATCCAAGAATGTTTCGATTCATTGGTGGCCAGTACATGCTGAAACCATGAGTGTGCCAGCTCATGAACCATAACGCCCACCAAGCTGTTAAAACTTCTTTCGCCGGTTATCAGTGTGCTCATGGCATATTCCATGCCGCCGTCACCCCCGTGCACCACAGAATATTGTTCATAAGGATATTCACCTATGTTTCTATTGAAAAAGGCCATGGCCTCGGCCGTTTTGGATTGAAGATTTTTCCAGTTTTCCAGAATTTCGGGGTTGTTCTTATAGAAGAAATGTAAGGTTGGGCCGTTTTCCATTTCAAGGGTATCATGTATGTATTCGGGATCGGCGCCCCACATAAAATCATGTACCATCGGGGCTTTGAAATGCCAAGTGAGCATCTTGCCCTTATGCTTGATTTTGGTGTCGGGCTTTTCATACCCATGCCCGATTTCTTGAGGGTTCTGCAAATAACCGGTGCCACCGATGACATAGTCTTTGTCAATGGTGATTTTCACATCAAAATCACCCCATACCCCATGAAATTCCCTTGAGATATACGGATTTGGGTGCCAACCCTCGAAATCATACGCAGACATTTTTGGGTACCACTGGCTCATTGAAAGGGCAACACCTTCACTACTGTTTCGGCCTGAACGACGTATCTGCAAAGGCACCTGACCGCTGAATTCCATATCGAAGATGGCTTTCTGGCCAGGGGCGATGGGCTTGTCGAGATAGGCCACCAAAATGGTTTCTTCCTCTACAAATCTGATCGGGCTACCGTCATGGGTCAATGATTTTGCGTGTAGATAACCGATTTCATCCTCCGAGAGATCGGCAATCCTGCTTTTTCCCTCTTCCATCATACGATTATCAGGGTCTTTGATGCTCTGTAACCGAATATCCATGTCACTGCCTGGCTGAAAGGCATTGAAGTAGAGATGATAATAGACACGGTCGAGGGTGTCAGGTGAGTTGTTGGTGTATGTCAATTTTTGGGTGCCCTCGTAGCGAAAGGTCCCGACATCAATCGTAACGTTCATTTCATAATCGACATGTTGCTGCCAGTAGCCATGCCTCTCTTGTCCGTAAACACCTAGGGCCAGCTCAAAAAAAAGCAAAAAAAATGTTCTGTACATTGTCATTATTCTGTATTAAAACCAAGTGTTTTTTTCCCTTTGGAAATATTATCCGCCAAAATGAGGGCGTTGTACGCGTTCACCATTTTGCCCGATTTTGAAATTTTGTCAAAGGTCGTTGCCTTTTCGGGATCGCCCGAGACAATCACCGAGGCTTTTGAAAAAAGCCCTGATTGTACCAAAACATCTTTTACCTGTTCGGCCGATAATTTGGGATAGTGCGATCGTACCAAAGCCGCTATTCCCGCTACGGCCGGTGCGGCCATTGAAGTGCCTCCCTGAAAGTCATATTCATTGTTCGGTAGTGTTGAATAGATATCATCACCTGGGGCAAAGACATCTACATTTTGCTTGCCATAGTTTGAAAAATCTGCCACTAGGCTTGAACCATATCGACTTGTCAATGCGCCCACCGTAATAACGTTATCGGCAAATTCAGCACCTGAGAATTTATGATCGTTCGGGTAGTTCGGGTTTTCGGCACTGTCAAGGTTTTCACCATCATTGCCGGCAGCATGTACGATCAGCACATCGTTCTGTGCGGCGTACCGAATGGCATCATAGACCCATTCTGCATTTGGTGAAAAAGACTTGCCAAAGCTACAATTGATGATCCTGGCCCCATTATCGACCGCATAACGAATGCCAAGGGCTATGTCTTTATCATATTCATCACCGTTGGGCACAGCTCTGAGAGCCATAATCTTGACATTGTTGGCCACACCTTTTATGCCCTTGCCATTATTGCGTTCGGCGGCTATGATACCCGCTACGTGCGTACCATGGCTTTCATCTTTGACCCTGTTATCGGGATTGCCATTGCCATACGTTACGTCATCAATATCGTAGGGGTTGTCACCTACCACTCCACGGCCATCAAAATCTTTGTTCAGATTATAGTTTACCTGTTCGGCGAAATAGGTAATGCCAGTGTTCAGTTCTTCAAGCACTTCTTCTATGGTGTCGGCATAATTGTACATTTGGGTCAATACCGCAACATGTTGCCGCATTTCATCGGTCTTTGGCTCAATGGCCAAAACTTCTTTTTTGGTGTATGAATCTTTGCCCAACTCTTTTTTTACAGCTTCATCGGCATTTTTGACCACTTGCATTATTTGTTCGTACTGTTGCTTGTTCTGAAGCGCCTCGGGATATTTTTTGTCCAATTTTATTTTGGCCTTTGCGCGTAAGGCGGGGTCTCCGAGATTCAACCGAAGTATTCGGGCGTATTCCAATTGTTCGTGATACGCTTCCCCCAAGAAATTGTAACCATGTATATCGTCTACATAGCCGTTGCCGTCATCATCCTTGCCATTGCCCGGCCTTTCGTCTTTGTTGACCCAAAGCACATCATCAAGATCTTCATGGTTAAGGTCGATGCCAGAATCCAATACGGCGACCACAACTGTTTGTCCCTTCTTGTTTTTTATGATTTCTGAATAGGCACGGTCAATGCTCATTCCAGGTATCGTATCGTTGATCAGATCGGCATGGCCCCAATTCTTTTTTTCACTTTCCGTAAGTTCTGCCACCTTTCTCGGTACCGTATCGATACTTTCAACAGGGGTTGAGACCAAAGTTGTGGCCCCACAACCCATCATAAATAAAGAAAGGCCCAAAAGACCAAACCGAAACTCAAAAAATCTAGCTATCATAAAAATTAATTATTTCTTAATTGTCGAACACTTCATTGAACGAGAATACTTCATCGAGACGCACCCCCTTTTCAGTATGTTTTAACGTACATAGTTCATTATGGGCGTCGTGTTCAAAAAACAGTATGTATTGCTCATCGGCCGCTTTGTTCAAGAACTGTTCTTTTTCATCTAAAGTAACCAAGGGCCTCATATCATAGCCCATCACATAG is a window from the Muricauda sp. SCSIO 65647 genome containing:
- a CDS encoding S8 family peptidase gives rise to the protein MIARFFEFRFGLLGLSLFMMGCGATTLVSTPVESIDTVPRKVAELTESEKKNWGHADLINDTIPGMSIDRAYSEIIKNKKGQTVVVAVLDSGIDLNHEDLDDVLWVNKDERPGNGKDDDGNGYVDDIHGYNFLGEAYHEQLEYARILRLNLGDPALRAKAKIKLDKKYPEALQNKQQYEQIMQVVKNADEAVKKELGKDSYTKKEVLAIEPKTDEMRQHVAVLTQMYNYADTIEEVLEELNTGITYFAEQVNYNLNKDFDGRGVVGDNPYDIDDVTYGNGNPDNRVKDESHGTHVAGIIAAERNNGKGIKGVANNVKIMALRAVPNGDEYDKDIALGIRYAVDNGARIINCSFGKSFSPNAEWVYDAIRYAAQNDVLIVHAAGNDGENLDSAENPNYPNDHKFSGAEFADNVITVGALTSRYGSSLVADFSNYGKQNVDVFAPGDDIYSTLPNNEYDFQGGTSMAAPAVAGIAALVRSHYPKLSAEQVKDVLVQSGLFSKASVIVSGDPEKATTFDKISKSGKMVNAYNALILADNISKGKKTLGFNTE
- the dcm gene encoding DNA (cytosine-5-)-methyltransferase encodes the protein MQKLRVCELFAGVGGFRIGLENTGHYEVVWSNQWEPSTKTQHASLVYEARFGPENHSAVDIEKVPTSEIPDHDVLVGGFPCQDYSVATTLNSSKGLVGKKGVLWWSIHRILKEKRQKPRYLFLENVDRLLKSPSSQRGRDFAIMLKSLSELGYAVEWRVINAADYGMPQRRRRVFFLAYHQSTQMFQAIKERPEKTWLETDGVFAMAFPMKNENKAFETFDLTDDLATLSNHFNKGGNKSPFKNCGIFIGNHVFTTDAVPDYNGPHTVLEDILQNGEAPDDFFISIDELKQWKYLKGAKRELRTSRSGHQYHYAEGSMVFPDALNKPSRTIITGEGGKAPSRFKHVVPTQRGLRRLTPVELERLNMFPDNHTKLKGISDTKRAFFMGNALVVGIVKKTGKVLFEKIEQLSQTA
- a CDS encoding cation diffusion facilitator family transporter, encoding MGHHHNHHHHAHGDTKERHLGISILLNLLITVSQVVGGIISGSLALLSDALHNFSDVLSLVISYVANRLTKKRASANKTFGYKRAEIIAAFVNAATLVVVAVILIIEAIERLFEPQSIGSDLVIWLAALGIAANGFSVLLLKGDAENNINMKSAYFHLLTDMMASIAVLIGGLLMKFFEIYWVDALLTMAIAIYLIYVGYDLLKESTKVLMLFTPKSIVVQEIVDTINRIDQVKNVHHVHIWQLNDEEIHLEAHIDFKADIKLSEFDVILDQIEKKVYHDHGINHVNIQPEYGKCDSKNVIVQD
- a CDS encoding GNAT family N-acetyltransferase, giving the protein MEFYVRTFDELTKDELYRILQLRAEVFVVEQECAYQDVDGKDQKALHVLCQESGKLQAYTRIFKPGDYFEKASIGRVVVDRSSRDKGLGQKIMKKSIDFLVEELSEKEIELSAQTYLLRFYENLGFQSAGDTYLEDGIPHIKMVYQSKF
- a CDS encoding M1 family metallopeptidase; this encodes MYRTFFLLFFELALGVYGQERHGYWQQHVDYEMNVTIDVGTFRYEGTQKLTYTNNSPDTLDRVYYHLYFNAFQPGSDMDIRLQSIKDPDNRMMEEGKSRIADLSEDEIGYLHAKSLTHDGSPIRFVEEETILVAYLDKPIAPGQKAIFDMEFSGQVPLQIRRSGRNSSEGVALSMSQWYPKMSAYDFEGWHPNPYISREFHGVWGDFDVKITIDKDYVIGGTGYLQNPQEIGHGYEKPDTKIKHKGKMLTWHFKAPMVHDFMWGADPEYIHDTLEMENGPTLHFFYKNNPEILENWKNLQSKTAEAMAFFNRNIGEYPYEQYSVVHGGDGGMEYAMSTLITGERSFNSLVGVMVHELAHSWFQHVLATNESKHSWMDEGFTSFISSLCMNQIMEQGKQNPFEGSYKGYFALVNSGKEQPQTTHADRYDVNFAYGVAAYSKGSIFLSQLGYVIGQDKLMKTLRKYFEDFKFKHPIPNDFIRTAEKVSGMELDWYLMDWTQTTNTIDYAIKEVVAEGNKTRVVLERIGLMPMPLDILVVNADNNSTGETYYIPLRMMRGEKENPYPNITRTVLQDWAWANPVYEFLIDRPISEIEGITIDPSQLMADINKEDNTYLPGQ
- a CDS encoding S41 family peptidase — protein: MKRINRKIIVPILALAIFVVGSSFKSDFFEIAKQIEIFTTLFKELNMNYVDETNPAELMDSAIKNMLEELDPYTRFLNEQDVEAYKINNAGEYSGIGALVRSYEDRLLVIEPYKGYPADNAGLKAGDEIVKIGDINVADFDDNASELLKGANNTSVDITYKRQGQTKTATLNRKGVEVDAVPYYGMADEKTGYIVLSKFNRKASPQTKSAIQDLKGKGAENLILDLRGNPGGLLSEAINVTNLFVDKGELIVTTKSKVKKFNQEYKTKNKPEDLEIPVVVLIDGSSASASEIVSGSLQDLDRAVVMGARSFGKGLVQRPLKLTYGTQLKVTISRYYTPSGRCIQSLDYWNRDQDGKAIRNTKFNTFKTRNGRSVQDGGGVMPDVEVSDLQSNALIEALIMNNIIFDFATDFHYQNSFQEVADFSFSDTDYETFKKFAVAKDFSFQTESEELLAEALNGESHLLGQNVQTKYKDLLLAISNGKRNALDTYRNEIEKKLTDEIIKRYFYREGLYDYNLIHDEAILGAKEILNDHGKYRSILN
- the rnpA gene encoding ribonuclease P protein component; the encoded protein is MDQSLPKKQRLVGKKQFESVFEEGKHVQTKQLKLIYLRTRFNDGSPVKAAFVAPKKRFRKAVRRNRIKRLLREAYRLNKHLIFNNIEGNFAFVFLYLGKDLPNFKQIDEEIKTVLNIFLKKESHEKNQ
- the rpiB gene encoding ribose 5-phosphate isomerase B, coding for MKIAIGNDHAGTEYKLAIVGMLKSKGIGVINYGTDDTESVDYPDFVHPVAKDVSEGNVDFGIVVCGSGNGASMTINKHQRVRGALCWNKEITALAREHNDANILSLPARFIALPQALEMVETFMNTSFEGGRHERRIEKIPCV